The Henckelia pumila isolate YLH828 chromosome 2, ASM3356847v2, whole genome shotgun sequence genome includes a window with the following:
- the LOC140878958 gene encoding uncharacterized protein codes for MAPFKALYGRRCRTPLFWDDVGEHQVEGLQMIQQMTDSMELIRKRIKAAQDRQASYANTHRKPLHFEVGENVFLRVSPLRKVMRFGLKGKLSPRFVGQFEILEKVGDVSYCLALPPYLSNINYVFHVSLLRQYVADESHILHPTKVQLEHDLSYVERPLKILDRKDKVLRNKCIPLVMVQ; via the coding sequence atggcaccattcaaGGCTTTATATGGACGCCGCTGTCGTacgcctttgttttgggacgatgtgGGAGAGCATCAAGTTGAAGGTCTACAGATGATCCAGCAGATGACCGATTCAATGGAGTTGATCCGTAAAAGAATTAAGgcggcccaggatcgacaggctagctatgctaacactcaCCGCAAACCTCTACATTTTGAAGTAGGAGAGAACGTGTTTCTCCGAGTGTCACCTTtgaggaaggtgatgagatttggactcAAGGGTAAGTTATCACCGAGGTTTGTTGGTCAGTTCGAAATTCTTGAGAAGGTTGGAGACGTGTCTTACTgtctagctttgccaccgtatctttcCAATATCAATtatgtgtttcacgtgtcctTGCTGAGGCAGTACGTGGCAGATGAGTCACACATCTTGCATCCGACCAAGGTGCAATTGGAACATGATTTATCTTATGTGGAAAGACCTCTtaagattcttgataggaaggacaaggtgcttcgcAACAAATGCATACCTCTAGTGATGGTGCAATGA
- the LOC140878959 gene encoding uncharacterized protein has protein sequence MSPNPLIGGETLGVSEDWIERLENCFRQYHCTEVQKMETLGFLLEGNARKWWRTISTPIIYARGVATWAEFRAALKNLYFPPALLQSKASKFLSLRQGSMTIDECRQKFIELLPFCSQFSVGGDQTYEDLVSRCHQEEDIIRRNRSMGSSSSVLNSSLGPRGQSFKKQGVTSSSSGSGGVHRFSGQKWSHCQQCGRRHPADIQEIPIVREFPDVFPEEIPGLPPVREIEFGIELVPGTSPISRAPFRLAPSEIRDFQEKLQDLLDNGYIRPSVLSWGAQSFFVDEHAFHLHTVLQILRERQLYNKLSKFYFLIDRVVYLGHLISRDGVSVDPIKTEAILNWMRPTTVSEIRSFL, from the exons ATGAGTCCAAATCCGTTGATAGGTGGCGAGACACTTGGAGTTTCCGAGGACTGGATTGAGCGCTTAGAGAACTGCTTTCGACAGTATCATTGTACTGAGgtgcagaagatggagacgctGGGTTTTCTGCTAGAGGGCAATGCCAGGAAGTGGTGGAGAACCATTTCCACACCGATCATATATGCCAGAGGAGTTGCAACTTGGGCAGAGTTCCGGGCTGCACTCAAGAatttatattttcctccggcccTACTGCAGTCGAAGGCTAGCAAGTTTTTGAGCTTGCGGCAGGGGTCGATGACTATCGACGAGTGCCGGCAGAAGTTCATCGAGCTTCTCCCTTTTTGTTCACAATTTTCCG TGGGTGGTGATCAGACCTATGAGGAcctggtgagccgttgtcaccaggaagAGGACATCATTCGGAGGAATAGGTCCATGGGTTCTTCCTCTTCCGTACTGAATAGTTCTTTGGGGCCAAGAGGCCAGTCTTTCAAGAAACAGGGAgtcacttcttcttcttctggatctggtggagtgcaccGCTTTAGTGGTCAGAAGTGGAGCCATTGTCAGCAGTGCGGGCGAAGACATCCTGCAG ACATCCAGGAGATACCCATAGTCCGTGAGTTTCCCGATGTGTTTCctgaggagattccaggtttaccACCTGTGagagagatcgagtttggcattgagctAGTGCCAGGGACATcaccgatttccagagctcCATTCCGATTGGCACCATCTGAGATAAGAGACTTTCAAGAGAAActtcaagatcttcttgataatgGTTACATTCGGCCAAGTGTTTTGTCGTGGGGAGCCCAGTCTTTTTT TGTTGACGAGCACGCTTTCCATCTCCATACTGTCCTTCAGATTTTGAGAGAGCGGCAGTTATACAATAAGTTGAGcaagttttattttttgattgaccgagttgtttaTCTTGGTCATTTGATTTCACGAGACGgtgtatctgttgatcctattAAGACGGAAGCCATTTTGAACTGGatgcgtccgacgacagtttcagagattcgtagttttctttGA